In Picosynechococcus sp. PCC 7002, the following are encoded in one genomic region:
- a CDS encoding RnfABCDGE type electron transport complex subunit D gives MPFSDARDYQIAILTTFLLLGVYTRDWTLNLTWVLLAIATCILTQWSFSAWQAYRCRQETPLQWQPLLISGARSAAITGLGLSLLLRVNHPLVLVGAAVGAIASKFLFRYQEKHFFNPANFGIIMALLWTDGAWVSPGQWGTDWWYLLLFFSAAGLVLNRVGRWDTSIAFLASYGGLEILRNFWLGWSWDVVAHQLTSGSLLLFAFFMLTDPRSIPNGKQGRIFWAISIALLTFVLQHGLYTSTAIFWALFCLAPSTIVIDKIWRSPRFQWQEKAQVKAPIGDSSLTLQTRPVI, from the coding sequence ATGCCCTTCAGTGATGCCCGTGATTATCAAATTGCAATTCTGACGACGTTTCTCCTGCTGGGAGTTTACACGCGAGACTGGACGTTAAATTTAACCTGGGTTTTGCTGGCGATCGCCACCTGTATTTTGACCCAATGGAGCTTCAGTGCTTGGCAAGCCTATCGTTGCCGACAAGAAACCCCTCTACAATGGCAACCGCTACTTATTTCCGGGGCGCGGAGTGCGGCGATTACTGGCTTGGGCCTTTCCCTGCTCCTGCGGGTAAATCATCCCCTCGTTTTAGTGGGGGCAGCGGTCGGGGCGATCGCCAGTAAATTTTTATTCCGTTATCAAGAAAAACATTTTTTCAACCCCGCCAATTTCGGCATCATTATGGCTCTCCTGTGGACAGATGGGGCTTGGGTTTCTCCCGGTCAATGGGGCACTGATTGGTGGTATCTATTGCTATTTTTTAGTGCGGCTGGCCTTGTGCTCAACCGAGTTGGTCGCTGGGATACGTCGATTGCTTTTCTAGCAAGTTACGGCGGTTTAGAAATTCTTCGTAATTTCTGGCTGGGTTGGAGTTGGGATGTGGTTGCCCACCAGCTTACTAGCGGCTCGCTACTGCTATTTGCATTTTTTATGCTTACGGATCCGCGCTCGATCCCCAATGGGAAACAGGGACGAATTTTTTGGGCCATTAGTATCGCCCTGCTCACCTTTGTTTTGCAACATGGCCTCTATACTTCGACGGCAATTTTCTGGGCATTATTCTGTCTGGCTCCTAGCACCATTGTGATCGATAAAATTTGGCGATCGCCCCGGTTCCAGTGGCAAGAAAAAGCTCAGGTGAAAGCCCCTATTGGCGATTCTTCTTTGACCCTACAAACTCGCCCCGTTATCTAA
- a CDS encoding SIMPL domain-containing protein: MQLKKLFVPLLAGMLFLGGTSGAIAEELLRTITVTGRGEEAIATSLSEVRLGVEVRGATATQVQADIAKRSNQVVDFLKSKNVAKLTTTGINLQPEYDYNNGDRRLIGYLATNTVSFEVPTAQAGSLMDEAVKVGATRIDGISFRATEAALAEAEKTALAEAAQDARTQAQTVLGALGLSPQEIVQIQVNGATPPTPIFKTMDTARIAFESAAPSPVEGGEQTVNASVTLTIRY, translated from the coding sequence ATGCAACTGAAAAAATTGTTTGTCCCATTATTGGCGGGAATGTTGTTCCTGGGGGGAACCTCTGGGGCGATCGCCGAAGAACTATTGCGCACGATCACTGTCACGGGGCGCGGCGAAGAAGCCATTGCCACGAGTCTTTCTGAAGTACGCCTTGGGGTCGAGGTGCGGGGGGCGACGGCAACCCAAGTCCAGGCAGATATCGCCAAGCGCAGTAACCAAGTGGTGGATTTTCTCAAGTCCAAAAATGTCGCCAAGCTCACCACCACGGGCATTAATCTCCAGCCGGAATATGATTACAACAATGGCGATCGCCGCCTCATCGGTTACTTGGCCACCAATACAGTGAGCTTTGAAGTGCCCACCGCCCAAGCCGGGAGCCTGATGGATGAAGCTGTCAAAGTCGGAGCAACCCGCATTGATGGGATTTCCTTCCGGGCCACCGAAGCCGCCCTCGCTGAAGCAGAAAAAACCGCCCTCGCTGAAGCCGCCCAGGATGCGCGCACCCAGGCCCAAACTGTCCTCGGTGCCTTGGGTTTGAGTCCCCAGGAAATTGTCCAAATCCAGGTCAATGGGGCGACGCCGCCAACCCCCATTTTTAAAACCATGGATACGGCACGAATCGCCTTCGAAAGTGCAGCGCCTTCTCCGGTAGAAGGGGGTGAACAGACGGTGAATGCTTCCGTAACCCTGACGATCCGTTACTAA